The Astatotilapia calliptera chromosome 2, fAstCal1.2, whole genome shotgun sequence genome includes a window with the following:
- the LOC113030599 gene encoding C-terminal-binding protein 1 isoform X1 has translation MPHLPYAHTHTPPPSFGTQWKSGHTERKVMQGIRPPIMNGPMHPRPLVALLDGRDCTVEMPILKDVATVAFCDAQSTQEIHEKVLNEAVGALMYHTITLMREDLEKFKALRIIVRIGSGYDNIDIKSAGELGIAVCNMPAASVEETADSTLCHILTLYRRTTWLHQALREGTRVQSVEQIREVASGAARIRGETLGLIGLGRVGQAVALRAKAFGFSVIFYDPYLADGVERSLGLQRVTTLQDLLFHSDCVSLHCSLNEHNHHLINDFTIKQMRQGAFLVNTARGGLVDEKALAQALKEGRIRGAALDVHESEPFSFSQGPLKDAPNLICTPHAAWYSEQASLEMREEAAREIRRAVTGRIPDSLKNCVNKEFLTQNNHWAGVDPATVHPELNGAYRFYSLPMSVTTRYPPGVVNLPSGGLPPPVEGIVQSAVPIAHTLPPAVTHPPHAPSPGQNTVKPPEGDREQHPNDQL, from the exons GCATCAGGCCCCCCATTATGAACGGGCCCATGCATCCGCGCCCCCTGGTGGCGCTGCTGGACGGGCGAGACTGCACTGTGGAGATGCCCATCCTAAAAGACGTAGCAACTGTAGCGTTCTGTGACGCTCAGTCCACACAGGAGATCCACGAGAAG gtCCTAAATGAAGCTGTAGGAGCGCTGATGTACCACACCATCACTCTAATGAGAGAAGACCTGGAGAAGTTTAAAGCGCTGCGTATCATCGTCCGAATCGGCAGCGGTTATGACAACATTGATATTAAATCTGCTGGAGAACTTG GCATAGCTGTTTGTAATATGCCAGCCGCCTCCGTGGAGGAAACGGCAGACTCCACGCTGTGTCACATCCTCACCTTGTACCGACGCACCACCTGGCTGCATCAG GCTCTGCGGGAGGGGACCCGTGTTCAGAGTGTGGAACAGATCCGTGAGGTGGCATCGGGAGCAGCGAGGATCAGAGGAGAGACCCTGGGACTCATCGGGCTCG GTCGAGTGGGCCAGGCTGTAGCCCTGCGAGCCAAGGCCTTTGGCTTCAGTGTGATTTTCTATGACCCTTATTTGGCTGACGGTGTAGAAAGATCCCTGGGATTACAAAGGGTCACCACACTACAG gATCTGCTCTTCCACTCTGACTGTGTGTCTCTGCACTGCAGCCTCAACGAACACAACCACCACCTGATCAATGACTTCACCATCAAACAG atGCGTCAGGGGGCGTTTCTGGTGAACACAGCAAGGGGGGGTCTGGTGGATGAGAAGGCTCTGGCTCAGGCCTTGAAGGAGGGAAGGATACGTGGAGCTGCCCTGGATGTTCATGAGTCAGAGCCTTTCAG TTTCAGTCAGGGTCCGCTCAAAGATGCCCCCAATCTCATTTGCACACCACACGCTGCCTGGTACAGCGAACAGGCATCACTGGAAATGCGAGAGGAAGCAGCCAGGGAGATCCGAAGGGCTGTGACAG gtCGCATCCCAGACAGTCTAAAGAACTGCGTCAATAAAGAGTTCCTCACCCAGAACAACCACTGGGCAGGTGTTGACCCAGCTACCGTCCACCCTGAGCTCAATGGGGCATACAG ATTTTATTCTCTCCCCATGTCTGTTACCACCAGGTATCCCCCAGGAGTAGTGAACTTGCCATCTGGCGGCCTCCCTCCCCCTGTTGAAGGCATTGTACAGAGCGCCGTGCCAATCGCGCACACCCTTCCGCCCGCCGTCACACACCCTCCTCACGCCCCGTCTCCCGGACAGAACACAGTGAAGCCACCAGAGGGCGACAGAGAGCAGCATCCAAATGACCAGCTGTAG
- the LOC113030599 gene encoding C-terminal-binding protein 1 isoform X2: MPHLPYAHTHTPPPSFGTQWKSGHTERKVMQGIRPPIMNGPMHPRPLVALLDGRDCTVEMPILKDVATVAFCDAQSTQEIHEKVLNEAVGALMYHTITLMREDLEKFKALRIIVRIGSGYDNIDIKSAGELGIAVCNMPAASVEETADSTLCHILTLYRRTTWLHQALREGTRVQSVEQIREVASGAARIRGETLGLIGLGRVGQAVALRAKAFGFSVIFYDPYLADGVERSLGLQRVTTLQDLLFHSDCVSLHCSLNEHNHHLINDFTIKQMRQGAFLVNTARGGLVDEKALAQALKEGRIRGAALDVHESEPFSFSQGPLKDAPNLICTPHAAWYSEQASLEMREEAAREIRRAVTGRIPDSLKNCVNKEFLTQNNHWAGVDPATVHPELNGAYRYPPGVVNLPSGGLPPPVEGIVQSAVPIAHTLPPAVTHPPHAPSPGQNTVKPPEGDREQHPNDQL, encoded by the exons GCATCAGGCCCCCCATTATGAACGGGCCCATGCATCCGCGCCCCCTGGTGGCGCTGCTGGACGGGCGAGACTGCACTGTGGAGATGCCCATCCTAAAAGACGTAGCAACTGTAGCGTTCTGTGACGCTCAGTCCACACAGGAGATCCACGAGAAG gtCCTAAATGAAGCTGTAGGAGCGCTGATGTACCACACCATCACTCTAATGAGAGAAGACCTGGAGAAGTTTAAAGCGCTGCGTATCATCGTCCGAATCGGCAGCGGTTATGACAACATTGATATTAAATCTGCTGGAGAACTTG GCATAGCTGTTTGTAATATGCCAGCCGCCTCCGTGGAGGAAACGGCAGACTCCACGCTGTGTCACATCCTCACCTTGTACCGACGCACCACCTGGCTGCATCAG GCTCTGCGGGAGGGGACCCGTGTTCAGAGTGTGGAACAGATCCGTGAGGTGGCATCGGGAGCAGCGAGGATCAGAGGAGAGACCCTGGGACTCATCGGGCTCG GTCGAGTGGGCCAGGCTGTAGCCCTGCGAGCCAAGGCCTTTGGCTTCAGTGTGATTTTCTATGACCCTTATTTGGCTGACGGTGTAGAAAGATCCCTGGGATTACAAAGGGTCACCACACTACAG gATCTGCTCTTCCACTCTGACTGTGTGTCTCTGCACTGCAGCCTCAACGAACACAACCACCACCTGATCAATGACTTCACCATCAAACAG atGCGTCAGGGGGCGTTTCTGGTGAACACAGCAAGGGGGGGTCTGGTGGATGAGAAGGCTCTGGCTCAGGCCTTGAAGGAGGGAAGGATACGTGGAGCTGCCCTGGATGTTCATGAGTCAGAGCCTTTCAG TTTCAGTCAGGGTCCGCTCAAAGATGCCCCCAATCTCATTTGCACACCACACGCTGCCTGGTACAGCGAACAGGCATCACTGGAAATGCGAGAGGAAGCAGCCAGGGAGATCCGAAGGGCTGTGACAG gtCGCATCCCAGACAGTCTAAAGAACTGCGTCAATAAAGAGTTCCTCACCCAGAACAACCACTGGGCAGGTGTTGACCCAGCTACCGTCCACCCTGAGCTCAATGGGGCATACAG GTATCCCCCAGGAGTAGTGAACTTGCCATCTGGCGGCCTCCCTCCCCCTGTTGAAGGCATTGTACAGAGCGCCGTGCCAATCGCGCACACCCTTCCGCCCGCCGTCACACACCCTCCTCACGCCCCGTCTCCCGGACAGAACACAGTGAAGCCACCAGAGGGCGACAGAGAGCAGCATCCAAATGACCAGCTGTAG
- the LOC113030599 gene encoding C-terminal-binding protein 1 isoform X3 translates to MGSSHLLNKGMPLGIRPPIMNGPMHPRPLVALLDGRDCTVEMPILKDVATVAFCDAQSTQEIHEKVLNEAVGALMYHTITLMREDLEKFKALRIIVRIGSGYDNIDIKSAGELGIAVCNMPAASVEETADSTLCHILTLYRRTTWLHQALREGTRVQSVEQIREVASGAARIRGETLGLIGLGRVGQAVALRAKAFGFSVIFYDPYLADGVERSLGLQRVTTLQDLLFHSDCVSLHCSLNEHNHHLINDFTIKQMRQGAFLVNTARGGLVDEKALAQALKEGRIRGAALDVHESEPFSFSQGPLKDAPNLICTPHAAWYSEQASLEMREEAAREIRRAVTGRIPDSLKNCVNKEFLTQNNHWAGVDPATVHPELNGAYRFYSLPMSVTTRYPPGVVNLPSGGLPPPVEGIVQSAVPIAHTLPPAVTHPPHAPSPGQNTVKPPEGDREQHPNDQL, encoded by the exons ATGGGAAGCTCACATCTCCTCAACAAAGGCATGCCTTTAG GCATCAGGCCCCCCATTATGAACGGGCCCATGCATCCGCGCCCCCTGGTGGCGCTGCTGGACGGGCGAGACTGCACTGTGGAGATGCCCATCCTAAAAGACGTAGCAACTGTAGCGTTCTGTGACGCTCAGTCCACACAGGAGATCCACGAGAAG gtCCTAAATGAAGCTGTAGGAGCGCTGATGTACCACACCATCACTCTAATGAGAGAAGACCTGGAGAAGTTTAAAGCGCTGCGTATCATCGTCCGAATCGGCAGCGGTTATGACAACATTGATATTAAATCTGCTGGAGAACTTG GCATAGCTGTTTGTAATATGCCAGCCGCCTCCGTGGAGGAAACGGCAGACTCCACGCTGTGTCACATCCTCACCTTGTACCGACGCACCACCTGGCTGCATCAG GCTCTGCGGGAGGGGACCCGTGTTCAGAGTGTGGAACAGATCCGTGAGGTGGCATCGGGAGCAGCGAGGATCAGAGGAGAGACCCTGGGACTCATCGGGCTCG GTCGAGTGGGCCAGGCTGTAGCCCTGCGAGCCAAGGCCTTTGGCTTCAGTGTGATTTTCTATGACCCTTATTTGGCTGACGGTGTAGAAAGATCCCTGGGATTACAAAGGGTCACCACACTACAG gATCTGCTCTTCCACTCTGACTGTGTGTCTCTGCACTGCAGCCTCAACGAACACAACCACCACCTGATCAATGACTTCACCATCAAACAG atGCGTCAGGGGGCGTTTCTGGTGAACACAGCAAGGGGGGGTCTGGTGGATGAGAAGGCTCTGGCTCAGGCCTTGAAGGAGGGAAGGATACGTGGAGCTGCCCTGGATGTTCATGAGTCAGAGCCTTTCAG TTTCAGTCAGGGTCCGCTCAAAGATGCCCCCAATCTCATTTGCACACCACACGCTGCCTGGTACAGCGAACAGGCATCACTGGAAATGCGAGAGGAAGCAGCCAGGGAGATCCGAAGGGCTGTGACAG gtCGCATCCCAGACAGTCTAAAGAACTGCGTCAATAAAGAGTTCCTCACCCAGAACAACCACTGGGCAGGTGTTGACCCAGCTACCGTCCACCCTGAGCTCAATGGGGCATACAG ATTTTATTCTCTCCCCATGTCTGTTACCACCAGGTATCCCCCAGGAGTAGTGAACTTGCCATCTGGCGGCCTCCCTCCCCCTGTTGAAGGCATTGTACAGAGCGCCGTGCCAATCGCGCACACCCTTCCGCCCGCCGTCACACACCCTCCTCACGCCCCGTCTCCCGGACAGAACACAGTGAAGCCACCAGAGGGCGACAGAGAGCAGCATCCAAATGACCAGCTGTAG
- the LOC113030599 gene encoding C-terminal-binding protein 1 isoform X4: MGSSHLLNKGMPLGIRPPIMNGPMHPRPLVALLDGRDCTVEMPILKDVATVAFCDAQSTQEIHEKVLNEAVGALMYHTITLMREDLEKFKALRIIVRIGSGYDNIDIKSAGELGIAVCNMPAASVEETADSTLCHILTLYRRTTWLHQALREGTRVQSVEQIREVASGAARIRGETLGLIGLGRVGQAVALRAKAFGFSVIFYDPYLADGVERSLGLQRVTTLQDLLFHSDCVSLHCSLNEHNHHLINDFTIKQMRQGAFLVNTARGGLVDEKALAQALKEGRIRGAALDVHESEPFSFSQGPLKDAPNLICTPHAAWYSEQASLEMREEAAREIRRAVTGRIPDSLKNCVNKEFLTQNNHWAGVDPATVHPELNGAYRYPPGVVNLPSGGLPPPVEGIVQSAVPIAHTLPPAVTHPPHAPSPGQNTVKPPEGDREQHPNDQL; encoded by the exons ATGGGAAGCTCACATCTCCTCAACAAAGGCATGCCTTTAG GCATCAGGCCCCCCATTATGAACGGGCCCATGCATCCGCGCCCCCTGGTGGCGCTGCTGGACGGGCGAGACTGCACTGTGGAGATGCCCATCCTAAAAGACGTAGCAACTGTAGCGTTCTGTGACGCTCAGTCCACACAGGAGATCCACGAGAAG gtCCTAAATGAAGCTGTAGGAGCGCTGATGTACCACACCATCACTCTAATGAGAGAAGACCTGGAGAAGTTTAAAGCGCTGCGTATCATCGTCCGAATCGGCAGCGGTTATGACAACATTGATATTAAATCTGCTGGAGAACTTG GCATAGCTGTTTGTAATATGCCAGCCGCCTCCGTGGAGGAAACGGCAGACTCCACGCTGTGTCACATCCTCACCTTGTACCGACGCACCACCTGGCTGCATCAG GCTCTGCGGGAGGGGACCCGTGTTCAGAGTGTGGAACAGATCCGTGAGGTGGCATCGGGAGCAGCGAGGATCAGAGGAGAGACCCTGGGACTCATCGGGCTCG GTCGAGTGGGCCAGGCTGTAGCCCTGCGAGCCAAGGCCTTTGGCTTCAGTGTGATTTTCTATGACCCTTATTTGGCTGACGGTGTAGAAAGATCCCTGGGATTACAAAGGGTCACCACACTACAG gATCTGCTCTTCCACTCTGACTGTGTGTCTCTGCACTGCAGCCTCAACGAACACAACCACCACCTGATCAATGACTTCACCATCAAACAG atGCGTCAGGGGGCGTTTCTGGTGAACACAGCAAGGGGGGGTCTGGTGGATGAGAAGGCTCTGGCTCAGGCCTTGAAGGAGGGAAGGATACGTGGAGCTGCCCTGGATGTTCATGAGTCAGAGCCTTTCAG TTTCAGTCAGGGTCCGCTCAAAGATGCCCCCAATCTCATTTGCACACCACACGCTGCCTGGTACAGCGAACAGGCATCACTGGAAATGCGAGAGGAAGCAGCCAGGGAGATCCGAAGGGCTGTGACAG gtCGCATCCCAGACAGTCTAAAGAACTGCGTCAATAAAGAGTTCCTCACCCAGAACAACCACTGGGCAGGTGTTGACCCAGCTACCGTCCACCCTGAGCTCAATGGGGCATACAG GTATCCCCCAGGAGTAGTGAACTTGCCATCTGGCGGCCTCCCTCCCCCTGTTGAAGGCATTGTACAGAGCGCCGTGCCAATCGCGCACACCCTTCCGCCCGCCGTCACACACCCTCCTCACGCCCCGTCTCCCGGACAGAACACAGTGAAGCCACCAGAGGGCGACAGAGAGCAGCATCCAAATGACCAGCTGTAG